One genomic region from Lycorma delicatula isolate Av1 chromosome 1, ASM4794821v1, whole genome shotgun sequence encodes:
- the LOC142317778 gene encoding uncharacterized protein LOC142317778 gives MSEEMFPVNDAQLEQVVYDVLQEDDELEGTPNQRLQLLIPRRLVYGEVDDQQHHPLLDDGNDNLIAEAAADVENNESEESTVVTTSFILENRVRFTKFHNEQEAYFGLRRCLNAKEEGEYKMKINIENLPMKEIDVAVAKRDS, from the exons atGTCCGAAGAAATGTTTCCAGTAAATGATGCGCAATTAGAACAGGTTGTTTACGATGTTTTACAAGAAGATGATGAATTAGAGGGAACTCCTAATCAGCGGCTGCAGTTATTAATACCGCGAAGGTTGGTGTATGGGGAAGTCGACGACCAACAACATCATCCTTTATTAGATGACGGCAACGATAACCTCATAGCAGAGGCTGCTGctgatgttgaaaataatgaaagtgaAGAAAGCACAGTAGTAACAACATCATTCATCCTCGAAAACCGTGTTAGATTTACAaag tttcataatgaacaagaggCTTATTTTGGACTTAGGCGTTGTCTAAATGCAAAAGAAGAaggagaatataaaatgaaaataaatattgaaaatttaccgATGAAAGAG aTTGATGTCGCAGTTGCAAAAAGAGATTCTTAA
- the LOC142317777 gene encoding uncharacterized protein LOC142317777 yields the protein MSGQIIDVDTANAVFDESITGKEFHTHYPYASTTFNNSDEIRIPVQQQDVYTLPCESYLLINGTYSDANGVSDSTLKLCNNFGAFLFDEIRYEIAGQEVDRVRNVGITSTMKNALSLRNFEKDSIFMHGWSSDGVEDIQPVNGVYIDGESAKFKVLLPLKMLLGFFEDYNKILLNVKQELILLRASTNNNAVVVPAGKTFTFTITKISWKIPYVNVSDEKRLSLLRLVDKDEPILMMFRKWNLYEYPTLPISKDVIWTVKTTTQVEKPHYVIIGFQTSRKGDATKRASNFDTISLNNIRLYLNSVYYPYEHIQGDSIILYEMFKSFYRSYYNRNSAAALITPSKYYAMPLIFIDCSKQNDTLKTGAVDIKIEIQTSTNIPDNTTAYCLMISDCIMQYSPLTGTVKNVS from the coding sequence ATGAGCGGACAGATAATAGACGTTGATACTGCGAACGCGGTATTTGATGAAAGCATTACGGGTAAAGAATTTCATACTCACTATCCTTATGCATCAACTACATTTAATAATAGTGATGAAATAAGAATTCCTGTCCAGCAACAGGATGTATACACGCTTCCGTGCGAAAGTTATTTACTCATCAACGGAACGTATAGTGATGCTAATGGAGTTTCAGATTCAACACTAAAACTATGCAACAATTTTGGCGCGTTTCTTTTCGATGAAATTCGTTATGAAATTGCAGGACAGGAGGTGGATAGGGTGAGAAATGTGGGGATAACTTCAACGATGAAAAATGCTCTATCACTGAGAAACTTcgaaaaagattcaatttttatGCATGGTTGGTCATCGGACGGTGTTGAAGATATCCAACCGGTCAACGGTGTATATATCGATGGTGAATCGGCAAAGTTTAAGGTATTACTTCCGCTGAAGATGCTCTTGGGCttttttgaagattataataAGATACTGCTAAACGTTAAACAGGAACTCATTCTGCTTCGGGCTTCCACTAATAATAATGCTGTTGTCGTTCCAGCTGGAAAAACATTTACCTTCACAATAacgaaaattagttggaaaatacCATATGTTAACGTATCGGATGAAAAACGGTTATCACTTCTTAGACTGGTAGATaaggatgaaccgattttgatgatgtTCCGAAAGTGGAACTTGTACGAATACCCAACTCTACCTATCAGTAAAGATGTAATTTGGACCGTTAAAACAACAACGCAGGTGGAAAAACCTCATTATGTTATCATTGGATTTCAAACATCGAGAAAAGGAGACGCAACAAAAAGAGCTTCGAATTTTGATACCATTTCACTTAATAACATACGCTTGTATCTGAATTCAGTATATTATCCTTATGAACACATTCAAGGAGATAGCATTATATTATACGAAATGTTTAAGAGTTTCTATAGATCTTATTATAACAGGAATTCAGCGGCTGCGTTAATTACCCCATCCAAGTACTATGCTATGCCATTAATCTTTATAGATTGTTCAAAACAAAACGATACTTTGAAAACTGGCGCGGTCGATATTAAAATCGAGATACAAACTTCTACCAACATTCCCGACAACACAACAGCctattgtttgatgataagtgaTTGCATAATGCAATATTCTCCTTTAACTGGCACAGTCAAAAACGTTTCCTAA